The genomic window CCTTGTACCGCCAGTAGCGCTCGCGGTCGGCTTCGGACGCGAGGAACTCCTGGATCGTCACCGGCCGGTACCGGGACCACCGTCCACCCGGCGAGCGGAAGTCGGGAATGCCGGATGCGGTCGAGAGGCCCGCGCCGGTGAGCACGACGACGGAGCGGCATGCGCACCACGCGGCGGCGAGACGGGCGACGGGGGTCACGACGAGCATCCCAATGCCTCCGACGAGGCGGGGGGTACAAGCGGCCCCGCCCGCACACGCGAACAATCTCGTCACACAAGCCGTGTAGGTACTCCGCGCAGCAGCGATGGTTGAAGCCGGCGACCCGGGGCTCGGCATCGTGCTCGTGCCGGCCGGCGCGCTGCTCCTGCTCGGCGCGATCGCGCTGACGGGGTTCTGACCGCGGCTCAGTCGCGCTTGCGCAGG from Candidatus Eisenbacteria bacterium includes these protein-coding regions:
- a CDS encoding Sir2 family NAD-dependent protein deacetylase, which codes for MLVVTPVARLAAAWCACRSVVVLTGAGLSTASGIPDFRSPGGRWSRYRPVTIQEFLASEADRERYWRYK